The proteins below come from a single Triticum aestivum cultivar Chinese Spring chromosome 5D, IWGSC CS RefSeq v2.1, whole genome shotgun sequence genomic window:
- the LOC123120059 gene encoding dystrophia myotonica WD repeat-containing protein yields MAAMSYSSSSSAAAAGGGGAAAATAAGLKTYFKTPEGRYKLQYEKAHSTAVLHYNHGGKTVSQLTVAYLKERSTGQGSTPSTPSSSSGMRSAAARLLGTGNGSRALSFVGGNGVSRAVSGSNRVGGTLGTSTSLGGSQAVANYDGKGAYIIYNSADTLFISDLNSQDKDPLKSIHFSNSNPLCHAFDSEAKEGHDLIIGMGSGDVYSMSLRQQLQEPGRKPVASQHYNRGDKDGMSISSRCTSVAWVPECEGMFVVSHSDGNLYVYDKCRDGNTECTFPAIKDPAQLMVSHAKSSKSNPIARWHVCHGSINAISFSPDGAYLATVGRDGYLRVFDFSKEQLIFGGKSYYGALLCCTWSSDGKYLLTGGEDDLVQVWSMDDRKTVAWGEGHNSWVSGVAFDPYWSPPNADGTGENAVYRFGSVGQDTQLLLWDLAMDEIVVPLRHPSGGSPTFSSGSPSAHWDSACPPTGILQPSPRMRDVPKLSPLVAHRVHADLLSGVVFSTESIVTICREGLIKIWARPGHSENNQQSNSSELALSNTVSKDRAITSFSKASGSSFKQPSLLGLT; encoded by the exons ATGGCGGCGATGTCGTATTCGTCgtcttcatcggcggcggcggctggtggcggcggcgccgcggcggcgacggcggccgggcTCAAGACCTACTTCAAGACGCCCGAGGGGAGGTACAAGCTGCAGTACGAGAAAGCTCACTCCACCGCTGTCCTTCACTACAACCACGGCGGGAAGACCGTCTCGCAG TTGACGGTGGCATACCTGAAGGAGAGGTCGACTGGCCAAGGCTCCACGCCATCAACACCAAGCTCCAGCAGTGGGATGCGATCGGCGGCAGCAAGGCTGCTGGGTACCGGGAATGGTAGCCGGGCACTTAGCTTTGTTGGGGGCAATGGTGTCAGTCGTGCTGTGTCTGGAAGCAACCGTGTGGGAGGAACCCTTGGTACATCTACAAGCCTTGGAGGATCTCAAGCTGTAGCAAACTATGATGGCAAGGGTGCATACATCATCTACAATTCTGCGGATACACTATTCATCAGTGACCTTAATTCCCAGGACAAG GATCCGCTAAAGTCCATCCATTTTAGCAACTCTAACCCATTGTGCCACGCATTTGACTCGGAGGCCAAGGAGGGGCATGACTTAATCATTGGGATGGGATCAGGGGATG TTTATTCAATGTCGCTGAGGCAACAGCTACAAGAACCTGGAAGGAAGCCTGTTGCATCCCAACATTATAATAGGGGTGATAAAGATGGAATGAGCATCAGCAG CCGTTGCACTTCTGTTGCATGGGTTCCGGAGTGTGAAGGCATGTTTGTTGTTAGCCACTCTGATGgaaatttgtatgtgtatgataaa TGCAGAGATGGAAACACGGAGTGTACATTTCCAGCTATAAAGGATCCAGCTCAGTTGATGGTTTCACATGCAAAGTCGAGTAAG AGTAACCCAATTGCCAGGTGGCATGTTTGTCATGGTTCAATCAATGCAATTTCCTTCTCTCCAGATGGGGCATACTTGGCGACGGTTGGGCGAGATG GTTATTTGAGAGTGTTTGACTTTTCAAAGGAACAGCTAATATTTGGTGGCAAAAGTTATTATGGCGCTCTCTTGTGTTGCACCTGGAG CTCGGATGGCAAATATCTATTGACAGGTGGTGAAGATGATCTTGTGCAGGTATGGAGCATGGACGACAGGAAGACTGTTGCATGGGGTGAAGGGCATAATTCTTGG GTTAGTGGAGTTGCTTTTGATCCATATTGGTCCCCACCAAATGCTGATGGAACGGGAGAAAATGCGGTGTATCGTTTTGGTTCTGTTGGTCAG GATACCCAATTGCTTCTGTGGGATTTGGCAATGGATGAGATTGTTGTCCCactacgtcatccttcaggtggtTCGCCAACATTTAGCAGTGGGAGCCCTTCTGCACACTGGGACAGTGCATGCCCTCCAACAGGTATTCTTCAACCTTCTCCCAGAATGCGGGACGTGCCGAAGCTTTCACCTCTTGTCGCCCACCGAGTACATGCGGATCTCCTGTCTGGTGTGGTGTTCAGCACTGAATCAATCGTCACCATTTGCCGCGAGGGACTAATCAAAATATGGGCCAGACCTGGCCACAGTGAAAACAATCAACAGTCAAATTCTTCCGAGTTGGCTTTAAGCAATACTGTCTCCAAGGATAGGGCAATCACATCCTTCAGTAAAGCAAGTGGCTCTAGCTTCAAGCAACCTTCATTGCTTGGCTTGACATAG